In Zobellia roscoffensis, the following are encoded in one genomic region:
- a CDS encoding Gfo/Idh/MocA family protein, translating to MKNISRRSFNTKLSKGLAGTAFLSSVGLGYGFSPEKEKKKLGIALVGLGGYSTGQLAPALQDTEHCYLAGIVTGTPAKEKLWVEQYNIPKKNVYNYENFDSIAKNKNIDIVYVVLPNSMHAEFSIRAAKAGKHVICEKPMAVSVKECDAIMNACNDAGVKLSVGYRMQSDPYTNEIKRMVKEKPFGDVHYVSSDAGYISRGNPDQWRLDHALSGGGALMNMGVYSIQSNIYGTGQNPISVAAQEFSSRPEYFKDTDETITAQMNFPDGVVGNLFTSHNANANRLFVSFEKGWAELNPCHSYGPLSGRTSEGKEIKFPHQSQQKLQMDDFAKHIMMGTINYAPGEMGKRDMIIVEAIYKSIKEGGKTISLDLGDMGIVRA from the coding sequence ATGAAAAATATATCAAGAAGAAGCTTCAATACAAAACTGTCAAAAGGCTTGGCTGGCACTGCGTTTTTAAGCAGTGTTGGGTTGGGCTATGGATTTTCTCCTGAAAAGGAAAAAAAGAAGTTGGGCATAGCTTTAGTAGGGCTGGGAGGCTACAGCACGGGGCAATTAGCACCTGCTCTACAAGATACGGAACATTGTTATTTGGCGGGTATTGTAACAGGAACTCCGGCAAAAGAAAAGCTATGGGTAGAACAATACAACATCCCCAAGAAGAACGTCTACAATTATGAGAATTTTGATTCGATTGCAAAAAATAAAAATATTGATATTGTTTATGTAGTGCTTCCCAATAGTATGCATGCCGAGTTTAGCATCCGTGCAGCAAAGGCGGGTAAACATGTCATCTGTGAAAAACCTATGGCGGTCAGCGTTAAAGAATGTGATGCTATTATGAATGCTTGTAATGATGCCGGAGTAAAATTGAGTGTAGGTTATCGGATGCAATCGGATCCTTATACCAATGAAATCAAGCGCATGGTGAAAGAGAAGCCTTTTGGTGATGTACATTACGTATCTTCGGATGCAGGCTATATTTCTCGGGGAAATCCAGATCAGTGGCGTTTGGACCATGCCCTTTCAGGAGGTGGCGCATTAATGAATATGGGCGTGTATTCCATACAAAGTAATATATATGGTACAGGCCAGAACCCTATTTCGGTGGCAGCGCAGGAATTTAGCTCTAGACCTGAGTACTTTAAAGATACGGACGAAACCATAACCGCGCAGATGAATTTTCCTGATGGGGTAGTAGGTAATTTGTTTACCTCTCATAATGCAAACGCGAATCGCCTTTTTGTTTCTTTTGAAAAAGGATGGGCAGAACTGAACCCATGTCACAGTTACGGACCATTAAGCGGACGCACATCCGAAGGAAAGGAAATAAAATTCCCGCATCAAAGCCAACAAAAGTTGCAGATGGATGATTTTGCCAAACATATAATGATGGGTACCATCAATTATGCACCGGGTGAGATGGGCAAGCGAGATATGATAATTGTAGAAGCTATATACAAATCCATTAAAGAGGGAGGAAAAACCATTTCGTTAGACTTAGGAGATATGGGTATCGTAAGGGCGTAA
- a CDS encoding phytoene desaturase family protein, producing the protein MQETAKDSNSTIDTDSSERFDSIIIGSGAGGLATAICLARAGKKVVVLEQHDVPGGWCHSFYLNGHRFTPGVHYVGLMAEGEATNDLYRGLGIANDLVFFRMNPDAYEHVLVGEERFDFPANFDLLIERLSQRFPKEEKQIYKYLHLTRKVSEELYSLPYFKGFWQKLTIPFKTKHFGKYGMFSVRKVIGWHIKNPLLKNILNIQCGDHGAQPKKVPFVLHSALMYHYFQGGYYPMGGGGALIKAMTNKLKEYGGELRTSTAVKTIILEGDQRKKAVGVTLNNGKKLYASTIVSNADVGITYNNLIGRENLSKSLQQKLAKTKYSSTSLMLFLIVDMDLRKAGLDSGNIWMMPNKDTDDFYDSMLESDISKGDAFEGMFISCTTLKDPSSFDGKYHSIEAITLVDFKAFEKFKNENQERSQEYLDFKERLMQKMLNGLEKAIPGIRNHIVQKDLGTPLTNKYYVNTTDGNIYGTEKSLKHIGPFAYKAKSEIENLYLCGASILSHGVAGVSHSGVDTAAQILECDPDELKKPQENQHIRIYEAEDSTDYPEWMLKKIAVKTARAKNKSADINT; encoded by the coding sequence ATGCAAGAAACAGCTAAAGATTCAAACTCGACCATCGACACTGATTCATCTGAACGTTTCGATTCTATAATCATCGGTTCTGGAGCTGGTGGTTTGGCTACTGCCATTTGCCTAGCTAGAGCAGGTAAGAAAGTAGTGGTACTGGAACAACACGATGTTCCTGGTGGTTGGTGCCATAGTTTCTATTTAAACGGACACCGCTTTACTCCTGGGGTACATTATGTTGGACTTATGGCTGAAGGAGAAGCTACCAACGATTTGTACCGTGGTTTAGGAATTGCCAACGACCTCGTATTTTTTAGAATGAATCCCGATGCCTACGAACATGTTCTTGTAGGTGAAGAACGATTTGATTTTCCAGCTAATTTTGATTTGCTAATCGAACGTCTATCCCAACGGTTTCCTAAAGAGGAAAAACAAATTTACAAATACCTTCACTTGACCCGTAAAGTTAGTGAAGAACTCTACTCCCTACCCTATTTTAAAGGGTTTTGGCAGAAGTTGACAATTCCTTTCAAAACAAAACATTTTGGAAAGTACGGTATGTTCAGCGTGAGAAAAGTAATTGGATGGCATATCAAAAATCCACTTTTAAAAAATATTTTGAACATACAATGTGGTGACCATGGTGCACAACCTAAAAAGGTTCCTTTTGTATTACATAGTGCATTAATGTACCATTACTTTCAAGGAGGATACTATCCCATGGGCGGTGGTGGAGCGCTCATAAAAGCAATGACCAATAAACTGAAAGAATATGGTGGAGAACTCCGCACAAGCACAGCCGTAAAAACTATTATCTTGGAAGGAGACCAACGTAAAAAAGCCGTTGGCGTAACTTTAAACAACGGAAAAAAATTATATGCTAGCACCATAGTTTCCAATGCGGATGTAGGTATTACCTATAACAATCTAATTGGTAGAGAAAACTTAAGTAAAAGTCTGCAGCAAAAATTAGCAAAAACAAAATATTCAAGTACTTCGTTGATGTTGTTTTTAATTGTTGATATGGACTTACGCAAAGCAGGACTAGATTCCGGCAATATTTGGATGATGCCAAATAAAGACACTGACGATTTTTATGATAGCATGCTCGAATCCGATATTTCAAAAGGAGATGCCTTTGAAGGGATGTTCATTAGTTGCACAACCTTAAAAGACCCTTCTAGCTTTGATGGCAAATACCATAGTATAGAAGCTATTACCCTTGTAGATTTTAAAGCGTTCGAAAAATTCAAAAATGAAAATCAAGAGCGGTCTCAAGAATATCTAGATTTTAAAGAACGATTGATGCAAAAAATGCTAAACGGACTAGAAAAAGCTATTCCGGGTATCAGAAATCACATTGTTCAAAAAGATTTAGGTACTCCATTGACCAATAAATACTATGTAAATACAACAGATGGAAATATTTACGGTACCGAAAAAAGTCTCAAACATATAGGTCCTTTTGCTTACAAAGCTAAAAGCGAAATTGAGAACCTCTATCTATGTGGTGCCAGTATTTTGTCCCATGGTGTTGCAGGAGTCTCGCATTCCGGTGTTGATACCGCAGCACAAATTTTAGAGTGTGACCCAGATGAGCTCAAAAAACCACAGGAAAACCAACATATTAGAATCTATGAAGCCGAAGATTCCACAGACTACCCAGAATGGATGCTGAAAAAAATAGCGGTCAAAACTGCTAGGGCCAAAAACAAAAGCGCAGATATCAATACATAA
- a CDS encoding SGNH/GDSL hydrolase family protein: MKLKPTLLALLMGLGIINGIKGQDWPNLSQFKEDNAKLAKPSTDENRVVFMGNSITIGWLNSRPEFFANKPYVNRGISGQTTPQMLVRFRQDVIDLQPKVMVLLAGTNDIAGNTGPSTLEMIMNNIKSMADLAAANDIKVILSSTLPAFNYPWKPGVEPAQKIVDLNKMIKAYAEEKGHIYLDYFSALADERNGLPKKYAKDGVHPTVEGYKVMEPLVEKAIADALQN; the protein is encoded by the coding sequence ATGAAACTTAAACCAACACTACTTGCTTTATTAATGGGACTAGGAATAATTAATGGGATAAAGGGACAAGATTGGCCCAATTTGAGTCAATTTAAAGAAGACAATGCTAAACTTGCTAAACCCTCAACAGATGAAAACCGAGTGGTTTTTATGGGTAATTCCATTACCATAGGTTGGCTCAACTCAAGACCGGAATTCTTTGCTAACAAACCCTACGTAAATAGAGGTATTAGCGGTCAGACTACTCCACAAATGTTAGTACGTTTCAGACAAGATGTAATTGATTTACAACCCAAAGTAATGGTTCTCTTAGCGGGTACTAACGATATAGCCGGCAATACAGGGCCGTCAACTCTTGAGATGATTATGAACAATATTAAATCTATGGCAGACTTAGCGGCAGCAAATGACATTAAAGTAATTTTGTCTTCCACTTTACCTGCTTTTAATTATCCATGGAAACCAGGAGTGGAGCCTGCCCAAAAAATTGTGGATTTAAACAAGATGATCAAAGCTTATGCTGAAGAAAAAGGCCATATTTATCTCGATTACTTTTCTGCATTGGCAGACGAGCGCAATGGACTACCAAAAAAATATGCAAAAGATGGTGTACACCCCACTGTTGAAGGTTACAAAGTAATGGAGCCCCTTGTAGAAAAAGCTATTGCCGATGCATTGCAAAATTAA
- a CDS encoding DUF4271 domain-containing protein has translation MATKPSDFFKTLSIIHLALVGGILVFGAITYFNNGSFEANTDPNDIFIYVVPIVAAFGYFMSQFLFKKQLQSINRTDELSTKMSKYLSASIVMYALIEGPAFLAIFAYSFSGNALFLVIAIFLVAYLYMQKPAQRKFMDNVPLTMEDKKQFN, from the coding sequence ATGGCTACAAAACCTTCTGATTTTTTTAAGACCTTATCCATAATTCATCTTGCGCTAGTAGGTGGTATTCTAGTGTTTGGAGCAATAACATACTTTAATAACGGTAGTTTTGAAGCTAATACCGACCCAAATGACATTTTTATATATGTAGTACCTATAGTAGCTGCTTTTGGTTACTTTATGAGTCAATTTTTATTTAAAAAACAACTTCAAAGCATCAACAGAACCGATGAATTATCAACTAAAATGAGTAAATATCTATCCGCATCAATAGTAATGTACGCCCTTATAGAAGGGCCTGCATTTCTAGCTATCTTTGCGTATAGCTTTAGTGGCAATGCCTTATTTTTGGTTATTGCAATTTTCTTGGTGGCATATCTTTATATGCAAAAACCAGCACAACGAAAGTTTATGGACAATGTTCCTTTAACTATGGAAGATAAAAAACAATTCAACTAG
- a CDS encoding carbohydrate-binding family 9-like protein, whose translation MLQNTKVLVTVFFLSATLWAQQEKKLSLGEQPIFKVSKVSEPMQIDGKMKEGAWSRTEARTLDNFYNIDKPSDQQKSTFRMLWGEDEFYIFFEIEDQYITSRETKRDGQPYFDDCAEIFFITAPDSLDTHFGYELNLNKASNDFIYFNNYTMGKDVVYKSFNPSFEVEVTFDGTINDNSDIDKGWTMEMAIPYSNFGELGKVVAIEPGNKWAFLAIRQDRNDANGNRRSTSTIFPIYDISKNVHQANRFGLMEFVE comes from the coding sequence ATGTTACAAAATACTAAGGTTTTAGTCACTGTCTTCTTTCTATCCGCTACCCTGTGGGCACAACAAGAAAAGAAACTTTCTTTGGGGGAACAACCTATTTTTAAAGTTTCTAAAGTTAGTGAGCCCATGCAGATAGATGGAAAAATGAAGGAAGGGGCTTGGTCCAGAACGGAAGCTAGAACCTTAGATAATTTCTATAATATAGATAAACCTTCGGACCAGCAGAAATCAACTTTTAGAATGCTTTGGGGCGAGGATGAGTTCTATATCTTCTTTGAAATAGAAGACCAATATATTACATCTAGGGAAACCAAAAGAGACGGGCAACCTTATTTTGATGACTGTGCCGAAATATTCTTCATTACTGCTCCAGATAGTCTAGACACTCATTTTGGATATGAATTGAATTTAAACAAAGCTTCAAACGACTTTATTTATTTCAATAATTATACAATGGGAAAAGATGTAGTTTACAAATCTTTCAATCCTAGTTTTGAGGTAGAGGTAACATTTGATGGAACAATAAATGATAATTCCGATATAGATAAGGGATGGACCATGGAAATGGCCATCCCCTATTCTAACTTTGGTGAGCTTGGTAAAGTTGTTGCAATTGAACCCGGAAACAAATGGGCTTTCCTTGCTATTCGTCAAGACCGTAATGATGCTAACGGCAACCGCCGGTCTACATCAACTATTTTCCCTATTTATGATATTTCCAAAAACGTACATCAAGCGAACAGGTTTGGACTAATGGAATTTGTTGAATAA
- a CDS encoding cytochrome-c peroxidase, with translation MNKFLLFFLSIFCILSCKNKNNELAQVDHVETTDWSYAQEFYIKNMTKAVDLIDTLSKIDAESNEAKKIFKDLRIAFKRAEPYASYLNPEVGHRANGPALPVFAEDTERILNPIGLQKIEESIYEGGESPAVFKKETVLTKGLMVNLLKNVTERDLSAERFFIATHQQLLRIISLGISGFDTPVSGLGLSESVVSLRGLEEVYDHTLRNLIQEKNSDLDTNFHQNIAKAVDFLHKNTDFNTFDRYTFIRDYMNPITRNWVSIRKESGLWEGVNNKPFNFDAPTFFEKNAFNLEYFTPPINRNPSEKQIALGEKLFFDPNLSQTKSMACVTCHIPEKAYTDGIAVNNGNNGSPLQRNTPTLINSAFQKSFFWDGRAENILDQISMVFNNEQEFNTGVHEFSTDILKDTTYHVLFKDAFGRISNRNTDIIKAISSYISTLNGFDSKFDRNMRAEEDTFTEEEKLGMNLFMGKALCATCHFMPLTNGTVPPFYAETEKEVIGVPETAENKLLDDDLGFYWRYNKAEHLGMFKTPTVRNSEFTGPYMHNGVYNTLEEVMDFYNKGGGGGMGFELEHQTLPFDELELTLEEQKAIISFLKTMTDTNVDKEEIPQIAEVTP, from the coding sequence ATGAATAAATTTCTCCTCTTTTTTTTATCGATATTTTGTATTCTTTCCTGTAAAAATAAAAATAACGAATTAGCACAAGTGGACCATGTCGAAACTACCGACTGGAGTTATGCACAAGAGTTCTATATAAAAAATATGACCAAGGCGGTAGATTTGATCGATACCTTGAGTAAAATAGATGCAGAAAGCAACGAGGCTAAAAAAATCTTCAAAGACCTTCGCATTGCTTTTAAAAGAGCAGAACCCTATGCATCATATCTAAACCCAGAAGTTGGGCACCGTGCTAATGGGCCCGCTTTGCCCGTTTTTGCAGAAGATACAGAACGTATATTGAACCCTATTGGATTACAGAAAATAGAAGAGTCTATTTATGAAGGCGGTGAGTCACCTGCCGTTTTTAAAAAAGAAACGGTTCTGACCAAAGGTTTGATGGTCAATTTATTGAAAAATGTTACCGAACGGGATTTAAGTGCCGAGCGTTTTTTTATAGCCACTCATCAACAACTTTTACGAATCATTAGTTTAGGTATTTCAGGTTTTGATACACCGGTAAGCGGTTTGGGACTTTCAGAAAGTGTGGTCTCGTTGCGAGGGTTGGAAGAGGTTTATGACCATACATTGCGTAATTTGATACAAGAGAAAAACAGTGATTTAGATACTAATTTTCATCAAAACATAGCAAAAGCGGTCGATTTTCTTCATAAAAACACAGATTTCAACACTTTTGACCGCTACACCTTTATACGGGATTATATGAATCCTATTACGCGTAATTGGGTGAGTATAAGAAAAGAAAGTGGTCTTTGGGAGGGGGTAAATAACAAACCTTTCAATTTTGATGCGCCTACTTTCTTTGAAAAAAATGCTTTTAATCTGGAATACTTTACCCCTCCAATTAATAGAAATCCATCAGAAAAACAGATTGCACTTGGCGAAAAATTATTCTTTGACCCTAACTTGTCGCAAACAAAAAGCATGGCATGTGTTACGTGTCACATACCCGAAAAAGCATATACTGACGGTATTGCCGTAAACAACGGAAATAATGGGAGTCCGTTGCAGCGAAATACGCCAACTTTGATTAATTCCGCTTTTCAAAAAAGCTTTTTTTGGGACGGTCGTGCAGAGAATATTTTAGATCAGATTTCTATGGTTTTCAATAATGAACAAGAATTCAATACGGGCGTTCATGAATTTTCTACCGATATTTTAAAGGATACTACCTACCACGTTTTGTTCAAAGATGCTTTTGGGAGAATCTCCAATAGAAATACAGATATTATTAAAGCCATATCTTCTTATATCTCCACTTTAAACGGATTTGATTCCAAATTCGACAGGAATATGAGGGCAGAGGAAGATACGTTTACAGAAGAGGAAAAATTGGGTATGAACCTGTTTATGGGTAAAGCGCTTTGTGCTACTTGTCATTTTATGCCTTTAACAAACGGTACAGTGCCACCATTTTATGCGGAAACTGAAAAAGAAGTTATTGGAGTTCCAGAAACTGCCGAGAACAAACTTTTAGATGATGACCTAGGTTTTTATTGGCGCTACAACAAGGCAGAACATTTAGGAATGTTTAAAACACCCACAGTTAGAAATTCCGAATTCACGGGACCTTATATGCACAACGGAGTTTACAATACGTTGGAAGAAGTTATGGATTTTTACAACAAAGGAGGGGGCGGAGGCATGGGCTTTGAACTAGAGCATCAGACCTTGCCTTTTGATGAACTGGAGCTGACCCTAGAAGAGCAAAAAGCTATTATTTCGTTTTTGAAAACCATGACAGATACAAATGTTGATAAAGAGGAAATACCTCAAATAGCCGAAGTTACACCTTAA
- a CDS encoding DUF5107 domain-containing protein, giving the protein MPNQIRFLSTFLFFICISALQAQVKVYEGQETIPTYKIGTDEVSPIFYTGRGVQGAQGKVYPYASQTKLGDSLVDVTYDMVYLENEYIRVKVLPAFGGRLFSAIDKTNGHELFHTNSVIKPDLIGTLGAWVSGGIEWCFPHHHRTTTMLPSDYRMINNEDGSATVWIGETEKTRDMRGIVGMTLRPGRSYIEVDYRINNTSDVTTTFLFWANVAITANDDFRTFWPPSQEIGVYHNNSSFIKWPLSNKTDDYGRTSYEEGVDLTWWKNHPNPVSFFMWDIKEGFIGGYDYGQNAGTVHVGDPFENNASKLWQFGPGLQGQNARRKLTDDGKAYVELMTGTFSNNQPDYNWILPHSVKDAKNYWYPVRDLEVVKNSNTDASVTLQKRNAKTFFYGFNTTKTFKNAKVILKNGQTILEEKTIDIDPAHPFTSTYKNRKALDEHQLTALIQDADGNELISYTPYKPANPQLPENQEKVKKPEELKTVEDLYLTGRFVEQFRRPGIEPDDYYLAALDKSPNDYRTNLALGIRRITQTKYEEALKYLQTAADKLKVKYYQPKEGEIFYYLGLAHQALGHKEEAYANLARATWYYQWFSAGNFKLAQIESAKGNYSKALEYAQEAYSTNNRDGRIVVLNAALLRKLDRQNEANGLLENQIAYDPLDFSVLYEMELAKGSSSMDTWKMNMQDPENNYLEIATNYMNAGLIEDGIALLSGIKNESNPLIAYYEAWFYTKAGNLSKAADAISTAKKASLDYAFPYRTETETVLNKSLEIDANNATTFYLLGNLLYDKRPDDAIMYWQKAGAIDTSIPMVWRNLAFGAFYHQKNPSQAIDYMTKAIALDNSNPLWYSELSKYYDESDADFRKNLEILDNNLDIVREDVDAPKTYVELLNLAGDYDKAIAFLDKHHFRTWEGGRETYWHYVDTHTLKAKKLIADKNPKEAVSHLERALLYPENLEVGKPTHDEKNAMIYYYMGEAYDQLGDAKKAKSSYQKSIDAQSGRGMNDLLFFQGKSLEKLGDSEKAKTIYKDLIAKGKSMRESGTGNTLVAVEEASATNKKFTSNSYYLEALGNLGLKNSAESEKELQQALDIYPNNLWAKIMMNN; this is encoded by the coding sequence ATGCCAAACCAAATTCGATTTCTCTCAACATTTTTATTTTTTATTTGTATTTCTGCCCTTCAGGCACAAGTAAAAGTTTACGAAGGTCAAGAAACCATCCCTACGTATAAAATAGGTACGGACGAGGTCAGTCCTATTTTTTATACGGGTAGAGGCGTTCAAGGAGCGCAGGGTAAAGTATATCCGTACGCTTCGCAAACCAAATTAGGTGACTCGTTAGTAGATGTCACTTATGACATGGTCTACCTAGAAAACGAGTACATACGAGTTAAAGTTTTACCCGCTTTTGGTGGCCGCCTATTCTCAGCGATCGACAAAACTAACGGACATGAACTTTTTCATACGAATAGTGTTATTAAACCCGATTTAATAGGGACTTTAGGCGCTTGGGTTTCCGGGGGAATCGAATGGTGTTTTCCTCACCACCACCGTACTACTACCATGCTACCCAGTGATTATAGAATGATAAATAACGAAGACGGAAGCGCTACCGTTTGGATCGGTGAGACCGAAAAAACCCGAGATATGCGTGGTATAGTAGGTATGACGCTGAGACCAGGTCGCTCCTACATTGAAGTGGATTATCGTATTAATAACACTAGCGATGTTACGACTACATTTCTTTTTTGGGCAAATGTGGCCATTACAGCAAATGATGATTTTAGAACCTTCTGGCCACCAAGTCAAGAAATTGGAGTATACCATAACAATAGTAGTTTTATTAAGTGGCCATTATCAAATAAAACAGACGATTACGGAAGAACCAGTTACGAAGAAGGTGTAGACCTTACTTGGTGGAAAAACCACCCAAATCCGGTTTCATTTTTTATGTGGGACATTAAAGAGGGTTTTATAGGTGGGTATGATTATGGACAAAATGCGGGAACCGTTCATGTTGGTGATCCATTTGAAAACAATGCTTCAAAACTATGGCAATTTGGACCAGGCTTACAAGGGCAAAATGCAAGACGTAAACTTACCGACGACGGAAAAGCTTATGTAGAATTAATGACGGGAACATTTTCAAACAATCAACCCGATTATAATTGGATTCTTCCCCATTCCGTTAAAGATGCAAAAAATTACTGGTATCCTGTACGTGATTTAGAAGTGGTTAAAAATTCAAATACCGATGCATCCGTAACCTTGCAAAAGCGTAATGCAAAAACGTTTTTTTATGGGTTCAACACCACCAAAACCTTTAAAAATGCTAAGGTTATTCTTAAAAACGGCCAAACCATTTTGGAAGAAAAAACGATAGATATTGACCCCGCCCATCCTTTTACATCCACATATAAAAATAGAAAGGCCTTAGATGAACATCAACTTACTGCTCTTATCCAGGATGCGGATGGTAATGAACTTATTTCATACACGCCCTACAAACCTGCAAACCCTCAACTACCCGAAAATCAGGAAAAGGTAAAGAAACCAGAAGAATTAAAAACTGTTGAAGATTTATATTTAACCGGACGTTTCGTTGAGCAATTTAGAAGACCGGGTATAGAACCAGATGATTACTATTTAGCCGCTTTGGACAAATCGCCAAATGATTACCGTACCAATCTAGCTTTGGGTATTCGTAGAATAACTCAAACAAAATATGAAGAAGCTTTGAAATATCTTCAAACCGCAGCGGACAAATTAAAAGTGAAATACTACCAACCCAAAGAAGGTGAAATATTCTACTATTTAGGGTTGGCACACCAAGCATTAGGCCATAAAGAAGAAGCCTATGCCAACTTAGCCAGAGCCACCTGGTACTATCAATGGTTTTCTGCCGGCAACTTTAAATTAGCACAAATAGAGAGCGCCAAGGGAAACTATTCAAAGGCTCTGGAATATGCCCAAGAAGCCTATTCCACAAACAACAGAGATGGGAGGATTGTAGTATTGAACGCGGCTTTACTTCGTAAACTAGACCGACAAAATGAAGCCAACGGACTTTTAGAAAATCAAATTGCCTACGATCCACTTGATTTTTCTGTGCTATATGAAATGGAACTGGCCAAAGGTAGCAGCTCAATGGATACATGGAAAATGAATATGCAGGATCCAGAAAATAATTATTTGGAGATTGCCACTAATTACATGAACGCAGGTCTGATTGAAGACGGAATTGCTTTGCTATCCGGCATAAAAAATGAGTCTAACCCTCTTATTGCATACTACGAGGCGTGGTTCTACACTAAAGCCGGTAATTTATCTAAAGCTGCCGATGCTATTTCAACGGCTAAAAAAGCATCTCTGGATTACGCTTTCCCATATCGTACGGAAACCGAAACTGTCTTAAACAAATCTCTGGAGATTGATGCCAATAACGCTACTACCTTTTACCTTTTGGGTAACCTCTTGTATGATAAAAGACCGGATGATGCCATTATGTATTGGCAGAAGGCCGGTGCTATAGATACAAGTATTCCCATGGTTTGGCGTAATCTGGCCTTTGGCGCTTTCTATCACCAAAAAAATCCATCACAGGCCATAGATTATATGACCAAGGCTATTGCGCTTGACAACTCAAATCCATTATGGTACTCGGAACTTTCAAAATATTATGACGAATCCGATGCCGATTTTAGAAAAAATCTGGAAATCTTAGATAACAATCTTGATATCGTAAGAGAAGATGTGGATGCCCCAAAAACGTATGTTGAACTTTTAAATCTAGCCGGAGATTATGATAAAGCTATTGCATTTCTAGACAAACATCATTTTAGAACTTGGGAAGGTGGTAGAGAAACGTACTGGCATTATGTAGATACCCATACCTTAAAAGCTAAAAAGTTAATTGCCGATAAAAACCCTAAAGAAGCTGTTTCTCATTTGGAGCGCGCACTACTTTACCCTGAAAATCTTGAAGTAGGCAAGCCTACACACGACGAAAAAAATGCAATGATCTATTATTATATGGGAGAAGCTTATGACCAATTGGGTGATGCTAAAAAAGCGAAGTCCAGTTATCAAAAAAGCATTGACGCCCAGAGCGGAAGAGGTATGAACGACCTTTTATTTTTTCAAGGTAAATCATTGGAAAAGTTGGGAGATTCAGAAAAGGCAAAAACCATTTATAAAGACCTTATTGCAAAAGGGAAGTCAATGCGTGAGAGCGGCACCGGCAATACGTTAGTTGCCGTAGAAGAAGCCTCCGCTACAAACAAAAAGTTCACTTCCAACTCCTATTATTTAGAAGCACTAGGTAATTTAGGACTTAAAAATAGTGCAGAATCGGAAAAGGAACTACAACAGGCATTAGATATTTATCCTAATAATTTGTGGGCCAAAATCATGATGAACAACTAA